One region of Tumebacillus amylolyticus genomic DNA includes:
- a CDS encoding matrixin family metalloprotease, whose translation MRKTQWGLGFLTVLVGTTIGASAAHSWALNSRGYSTTPAYVHAYSGFAPETKQAISNAAGQWNTAGAGSLVFQSLPEHSLTTYPVLNNENDITRGNRGIGYLMETSTRTNSSTNKIIEADIDINVYYPFASDGSSGNYDVGANITHELGHLLGLAHSVDPEATMFDQSALGETKKRTIEQDDKNGILFLYK comes from the coding sequence ATGCGCAAAACCCAGTGGGGGTTAGGATTTCTTACTGTTCTAGTCGGGACTACAATTGGTGCTAGTGCAGCCCATTCGTGGGCTCTTAACTCACGAGGATATAGTACGACACCTGCTTATGTTCATGCCTACAGTGGCTTTGCTCCGGAAACAAAGCAAGCCATCTCGAACGCGGCTGGACAGTGGAACACGGCAGGTGCCGGAAGTCTGGTTTTTCAAAGTCTTCCTGAACACTCGCTGACGACCTATCCCGTTTTGAATAACGAAAATGATATCACTCGGGGGAATCGTGGGATTGGCTATCTGATGGAGACATCCACTAGGACCAATTCTTCAACCAACAAGATAATCGAGGCGGATATCGACATTAATGTCTATTACCCCTTTGCAAGCGACGGATCAAGCGGGAACTATGATGTCGGGGCAAATATTACTCACGAACTGGGTCACTTGTTGGGTTTGGCACACAGCGTTGATCCAGAAGCCACCATGTTTGACCAGAGTGCACTAGGGGAGACCAAAAAGCGGACGATTGAACAGGATGATAAAAACGGAATCTTGTTCCTATATAAATAG
- a CDS encoding penicillin acylase family protein gives MQPTVTPTPRRRLRLWPKRRLWKIVTSIALVLVLLLLTSSGTGYYLISKSLPVVEGTLKLHGLDKPVTVWRDDHGVPHIEATDEHDLYLAQGYVTAQDRMFQMDLSRRQASGELSEVVGEKALSRDKFFRTFGLRRAAEASLSAYSQEAKQVLDWYAQGVNAYIAQAKADSSLPIEFTLLGYQPRDWSAVDSLTIGKYMAFDLGGHWQEQAFHYDLAQHLSSEKALDLFPSYPVDAPTIIQAMKDHPLDVGPLLAEAVKPNPFNGSNNWVVSGSKTASGKPLLANDPHLSLNTPSIWYETNLKAPTLNVSGVIFAGIPGIILGHNDHIAWGVTNVGPDVQDLYMEKRNPANENEFEYQGKWEPAQVIHEEIKVKDAAAVPYDVRITRHGPIISEFANDKNSDTVLSMKWTALQPSSELEAVQRFAKATNWEEFKQALTYFQTPAQNFVFASQDGTIAYRANGLIPIRTKGDASTPVPGWTGEYEWQGFIPWEELPTTVNPPSGYIATANNKVVGDDYKYHLSNVWAQPYREKEISQTLAGKSGLTAEDMQKLQFDPTNLQAKEFLPILTGAVQKQKDKLRDIDLAALKVLFDWDARDTLDAGGSLVYNLWESELPNVLFKPELSEETMALFEDKAGTVDHLIRNAANGKPGPWVQEKGGLDAVALTSFQRAVDRAVELQGKDASKWNWGDFHQVPFHHPLAAVKPLDLLFDPAKTPVPGSKVTVEAAGWDTTNGEVNHGGAWRTVVDLSNLTQTYNVVGPGQSGHLLSPWYDDQVKDWTTGGYHVTSTDPKVYQQKAKQLTLTP, from the coding sequence TTGCAACCGACCGTAACCCCTACACCGAGACGACGACTTCGCTTGTGGCCCAAGCGCCGTCTGTGGAAGATCGTGACTTCCATCGCGCTGGTCTTGGTTCTGCTCCTCCTCACCTCATCCGGCACCGGGTATTATCTGATCTCGAAAAGTCTTCCCGTGGTGGAGGGCACTCTCAAGCTGCACGGCCTCGACAAGCCCGTCACCGTCTGGCGTGACGACCACGGCGTTCCGCACATCGAAGCGACAGATGAACACGACCTCTATCTGGCGCAGGGCTATGTCACCGCCCAAGACCGGATGTTCCAGATGGACCTCTCGCGCCGCCAAGCTTCGGGCGAACTGTCTGAAGTGGTGGGGGAGAAAGCTCTCTCGCGGGATAAATTCTTCCGAACGTTTGGTTTGCGACGGGCGGCAGAAGCAAGTCTGAGTGCGTACTCGCAGGAGGCAAAGCAAGTGCTGGATTGGTATGCGCAAGGTGTGAACGCGTACATCGCGCAAGCCAAGGCAGACAGTTCCCTACCGATTGAGTTTACGCTGCTCGGCTACCAGCCGCGCGACTGGTCGGCGGTCGATTCGCTGACGATCGGCAAGTACATGGCGTTCGACCTCGGCGGGCACTGGCAAGAGCAAGCGTTCCACTACGACCTCGCGCAACATCTCTCTTCGGAAAAAGCGCTCGACCTGTTCCCGTCGTACCCTGTGGACGCGCCGACGATCATCCAAGCGATGAAGGACCATCCGCTGGATGTCGGGCCGTTGCTGGCAGAAGCGGTGAAGCCGAACCCGTTTAACGGGAGCAACAACTGGGTCGTGTCCGGTTCCAAGACGGCGAGCGGCAAGCCGTTGCTCGCGAACGACCCGCATCTGTCGTTGAACACGCCGTCGATTTGGTACGAGACGAATTTGAAAGCGCCGACGCTGAATGTGTCGGGGGTTATTTTCGCCGGCATTCCGGGGATTATCCTCGGGCACAATGACCACATCGCGTGGGGTGTGACCAATGTCGGGCCGGACGTGCAGGACCTCTACATGGAGAAACGCAATCCGGCAAATGAAAATGAATTCGAGTACCAAGGCAAGTGGGAGCCGGCGCAGGTGATCCACGAAGAGATCAAAGTCAAGGATGCGGCTGCCGTGCCTTACGACGTGCGCATCACTCGTCATGGCCCGATCATTTCGGAATTCGCGAATGACAAAAACTCGGATACCGTGCTCTCGATGAAATGGACGGCGTTGCAACCATCCTCGGAGTTGGAAGCGGTGCAGCGTTTCGCAAAGGCGACGAATTGGGAGGAGTTCAAGCAAGCGCTGACCTACTTCCAGACGCCGGCGCAGAATTTTGTGTTCGCTTCGCAGGACGGCACGATTGCGTATCGGGCGAACGGCCTGATTCCGATCCGCACCAAGGGCGATGCTTCGACTCCCGTGCCCGGTTGGACGGGGGAGTATGAGTGGCAAGGTTTCATCCCGTGGGAGGAACTGCCGACCACGGTCAACCCGCCGTCCGGATACATCGCGACGGCGAACAACAAGGTGGTAGGCGACGATTACAAATACCACCTCTCCAACGTCTGGGCGCAACCGTATCGAGAGAAGGAGATTTCGCAGACGCTGGCGGGCAAGTCGGGATTGACGGCGGAAGACATGCAGAAGCTGCAATTCGACCCGACGAACTTGCAAGCGAAGGAATTCCTGCCGATCCTCACCGGCGCCGTACAGAAGCAAAAAGACAAACTGCGCGACATCGACTTGGCCGCGTTGAAGGTGCTTTTTGACTGGGATGCGCGAGATACGTTGGACGCAGGCGGTTCGCTGGTTTACAACTTGTGGGAGAGCGAGTTGCCGAACGTCCTGTTCAAGCCGGAGCTTTCGGAAGAGACGATGGCGCTGTTCGAAGACAAAGCGGGCACCGTCGACCACCTCATTCGCAACGCCGCCAACGGGAAACCGGGACCCTGGGTTCAGGAAAAAGGCGGCCTCGACGCCGTCGCCCTCACCTCGTTCCAACGAGCGGTAGACCGTGCGGTGGAGTTGCAGGGCAAGGATGCGTCAAAATGGAACTGGGGCGACTTCCACCAAGTCCCGTTCCACCATCCACTGGCAGCGGTGAAGCCGCTTGATCTGCTGTTCGACCCTGCAAAAACCCCGGTCCCCGGCTCCAAAGTCACCGTCGAAGCCGCAGGTTGGGACACCACCAACGGCGAAGTCAACCACGGCGGAGCATGGCGAACGGTCGTCGACCTCTCCAATCTGACGCAAACCTACAACGTCGTCGGCCCCGGTCAATCGGGACACTTGCTGTCGCCTTGGTATGACGATCAAGTGAAGGACTGGACGACGGGTGGGTATCATGTAACGAGCACCGACCCGAAGGTGTATCAGCAGAAAGCGAAACAACTAACGCTGACCCCGTAA
- the kynA gene encoding tryptophan 2,3-dioxygenase — protein MSNSNHPHDKQGLQMDFSKDMTYGDYLQLEKVLTSQQRLSDHHDEMLFIIIHQASELWMKLILHEMDAARASILQNNLEPAFKMLSRVSRIQIQLIQSWDVLSTLTPSEYMEFRDKLGRSSGFQSYQNRLIEFMLGRKNAASLGVYQHQTDLYDILQKALNQRSIYDAAIWAMSERGLHLDEQALNRDWSQDYTPNESVKQAWLEVYRNVDKYWDLYELAEKLVDIDNRQQQWRYNHMITVERIIGFKMGTGGSSGVEYLKRALDHRFFPELWSLRTEL, from the coding sequence ATGTCCAATTCGAATCACCCGCACGACAAGCAAGGCCTGCAAATGGATTTTTCCAAAGACATGACGTACGGCGATTACTTGCAGTTGGAGAAAGTTCTGACCAGCCAGCAACGCCTGTCCGACCATCACGACGAGATGCTGTTCATCATCATCCACCAAGCCAGCGAGCTCTGGATGAAGCTGATCCTGCACGAAATGGACGCCGCCCGCGCCTCCATCTTGCAGAACAACTTGGAGCCCGCGTTCAAGATGCTCTCCCGCGTCTCGCGCATCCAAATTCAGTTGATTCAGTCCTGGGACGTGCTCTCGACGCTCACCCCGTCGGAATACATGGAGTTCCGAGACAAACTCGGCCGCTCCTCCGGTTTCCAGTCCTACCAGAACCGCCTGATCGAGTTCATGCTCGGTCGCAAGAACGCCGCCTCGCTTGGCGTCTACCAACACCAAACCGACCTCTACGACATTCTGCAAAAAGCCCTCAACCAACGCTCGATCTACGACGCGGCGATCTGGGCGATGTCGGAGCGCGGTCTGCATCTGGACGAGCAGGCGTTGAACCGCGACTGGTCGCAGGACTACACGCCCAACGAAAGCGTGAAACAAGCCTGGCTTGAAGTCTACCGCAACGTTGACAAGTACTGGGACCTCTACGAACTCGCCGAGAAACTCGTGGACATCGACAACCGCCAGCAACAATGGCGCTACAACCACATGATCACCGTCGAGCGCATCATCGGTTTCAAGATGGGCACCGGCGGCTCGTCGGGCGTGGAGTATTTGAAGCGGGCGTTGGATCACCGCTTTTTCCCGGAGCTGTGGAGCTTGCGGACGGAATTGTAG